A window of the Eretmochelys imbricata isolate rEreImb1 chromosome 7, rEreImb1.hap1, whole genome shotgun sequence genome harbors these coding sequences:
- the SPCS1 gene encoding signal peptidase complex subunit 1: MLDVFGSIPTQMDYKGQKLAEQIFQGIILVSAVIGFICGYIAEQFGWTVYIVMAGFALSCLLTLPPWPMYRRNPLKWLPAQESGTEDKKPAERKLKRHTKS, translated from the exons ATGCTGGACGTATTcggctccatccccacccagatG GACTACAAGGGTCAAAAACTAGCAGAACAGATTTTTCAAGGGATCATTCTTGTTTCTGCG GTAATTGGTTTTATCTGTGGCTACATTGCTGAACAGTTTGGTTGGACTGTCTATATAGTTATGGCTGGGTTTGCTTTATCGTGCCTG CTAACACTCCCTCCATGGCCTATGTACCGCCGCAATCCTCTGAAATGGCTACCTGCCCAAGAGTCGGGAACAGAAGATAAGAAGCCAGCAGAGAGAAAACTGAAAAGGCATACTAAAAGTTGA